GGTGTTTGAAAGAATGACATACTATGGGATATCATCAAACTTGGTTCTGTATCTGACAAGGAAGCTTCACCAAGGCACTGTTACTGCTTCTGACAATGTCAACAATTGGGTTGGCACTATCTATATAACTCCTATATTAGGTGCCTATGTTGCTGATGCTCATCTTGGCCGCTATTGGACTTTTGTCATTTCCTCTGTTATCTATCTACTGGTATGTCTTTTTACACATTTTGCACATCATTATCAAGTTCAAAGCCAATTCTGCCATGATCTTTGTGAAATGAAGTTCTTGTATGTCCAAATCTTTGTGCAAATCTCACTAACATATCTTGTTGAGTGCATCATCAATGAATAGGAAGTATCAATGTTCAGGTTTATCTTCCTCATTGTTTATAACGGTAGTGTTTAGGTATTGTACATTAGCTTAGCTTCTGCTACCTATCAATTTTTATGCTAACTTGTTAAATCTGTTGGCTTGGttgaaaatttaatatgtattgGCATTGACAGGGTATGTGTCTGCTTACACTATCAGTTTCCCTTCCAAGTTTAAAGCCTCCTGAGTGCCATGAAATGGATGTGACAAAATGCAAGAAGGCAACCACACTACAGTTAGGTGTGTTCTATGGTGCACTATACATCTTAGCAGTGGGTGGTGGTGGAACCAAGCCCAACATTTCCACCATTGGTGCTGACCAATTTGATGATTTTGACCCCAAAGAGAAGGCACATAAACTCTCATTCTTTAACTGGTGGTTTTCCAGCATCTTCATTGGGACCCTTTTTTCATTCACAGTTCTAGTGTACATACAAGACAATGTGGGGTGGGCTCTTGGTTATGGTATTCCAACTATTGGGCTTGCTATAGCATTCATCACATTCCTGGCAGGCACACCCCTCTATAGACACAGATTGGCCTCAGGGAGTTCCTTCACTAGAATCGCCAGGGTTATAGTGGCTGCTGTGAGGAAAAGGAATGTGAATGCTACTATTGACTCTGCACAACTACATGAGCTTGATGTAGAAGAATACACAAATAAAGGGAAATTCAGGATCGAATCCACTGATACATTGAGGTACTAATATCTGTCTGATTctcttctaatatttttttgttttaaaaactttcCTTTCACAATAATTTCTCATCCAAACTCTGTTAAATTCTGAAAATAGTTTCtaaaataagtgttttaaaaaccaaagaacAGAAGGAGTTAGGAGATTCTTTCTCATCCTGTTCTGTTCTCTTCAAACTTTGTTCGAGGGACAAACtttcagaaaacaaaaaatgtgcTTAGAGGACAAAATACTTTCAAATGTACTTAGGGTATAATAGTTTAGACAgcataaaattgttttgaaacctGTAAACAAACAAGGTGTAATTCCAGACTATTTTCTCAATCATTTGATGTGTGATCCTTATACTATGAAATGTTATGTTCACAAGTACAAACATGCAGGTTCCTCAACAAGGCTTGTGTGAGAACTAGTTCAAGTACTAGTGAGTGGATGCTGTGCACAGTTACTCAAGTAGAGGAAACTAAACAAATCCTAAGGATGATCCCCATCTGGGTTGCTACATTTATTCCAAGCACAATGCTTGCTCAGACAAACACCCTTTTTGTAAAGCAAGGAGTTACTCTTGATAGACACATTGGCAGATTCAACATTCCCCCTGCAAGTTTGATTGCATTCACATCTTTCACCATGCTTGTCTGTGTTGTACTCTATGACCGTATCTTTGTTAAGATTATGAAGAGATTCACCAAGAACCCCAGAGGGATCACTCTTCTTCAAAGAATGGGCATAGGAATCATGATCCACATAGTGACTATGATAGTAGCATC
This genomic interval from Vigna radiata var. radiata cultivar VC1973A chromosome 8, Vradiata_ver6, whole genome shotgun sequence contains the following:
- the LOC106770013 gene encoding protein NRT1/ PTR FAMILY 5.2 isoform X2; this translates as MERGRRMNYYAEDGTVDLKGKPVLKAKTGGWKACSFLLVYEVFERMTYYGISSNLVLYLTRKLHQGTVTASDNVNNWVGTIYITPILGAYVADAHLGRYWTFVISSVIYLLGMCLLTLSVSLPSLKPPECHEMDVTKCKKATTLQLVLVYIQDNVGWALGYGIPTIGLAIAFITFLAGTPLYRHRLASGSSFTRIARVIVAAVRKRNVNATIDSAQLHELDVEEYTNKGKFRIESTDTLRFLNKACVRTSSSTSEWMLCTVTQVEETKQILRMIPIWVATFIPSTMLAQTNTLFVKQGVTLDRHIGRFNIPPASLIAFTSFTMLVCVVLYDRIFVKIMKRFTKNPRGITLLQRMGIGIMIHIVTMIVASLTERYRLKVAKEHGVVQNGGQVPLSIFILAPQFVLMGLGEAFLEVSKIEFFYDQAPESMKSLGTSYSITTVGIGSFISSFLLSTVSRITKKNGHKGWILNNLNASHLDYYYAFFSVLNFLNFIFFMFATKYFVYRAEISDSIDVLAQELKEKRSNVSN
- the LOC106770013 gene encoding protein NRT1/ PTR FAMILY 5.2 isoform X1, which produces MERGRRMNYYAEDGTVDLKGKPVLKAKTGGWKACSFLLVYEVFERMTYYGISSNLVLYLTRKLHQGTVTASDNVNNWVGTIYITPILGAYVADAHLGRYWTFVISSVIYLLGMCLLTLSVSLPSLKPPECHEMDVTKCKKATTLQLGVFYGALYILAVGGGGTKPNISTIGADQFDDFDPKEKAHKLSFFNWWFSSIFIGTLFSFTVLVYIQDNVGWALGYGIPTIGLAIAFITFLAGTPLYRHRLASGSSFTRIARVIVAAVRKRNVNATIDSAQLHELDVEEYTNKGKFRIESTDTLRFLNKACVRTSSSTSEWMLCTVTQVEETKQILRMIPIWVATFIPSTMLAQTNTLFVKQGVTLDRHIGRFNIPPASLIAFTSFTMLVCVVLYDRIFVKIMKRFTKNPRGITLLQRMGIGIMIHIVTMIVASLTERYRLKVAKEHGVVQNGGQVPLSIFILAPQFVLMGLGEAFLEVSKIEFFYDQAPESMKSLGTSYSITTVGIGSFISSFLLSTVSRITKKNGHKGWILNNLNASHLDYYYAFFSVLNFLNFIFFMFATKYFVYRAEISDSIDVLAQELKEKRSNVSN